A single region of the Roseivivax sp. THAF197b genome encodes:
- a CDS encoding GbsR/MarR family transcriptional regulator, translating into MANIEHEFILHFGEMGSRWGINRTVGQIYALLFISEEPLCADGICERLGFSRSNVSMGLKELQNWRLVIRKHVDGDRREFFTTPSDLMAIVRTLVEERKKREIDPTLTKLRELEMESSIAGQDGSYSTTRIAELRELIENMTALYDDLARIETERLATLLKAGSTLSKLVTATGRVIPLSSARKATATEDK; encoded by the coding sequence ATGGCCAATATCGAACACGAATTCATCCTGCATTTCGGCGAGATGGGCTCCCGCTGGGGGATCAACCGGACCGTCGGGCAGATCTATGCGCTGCTGTTCATCAGCGAGGAGCCGCTTTGTGCCGACGGCATCTGCGAGCGGCTCGGCTTTTCGCGCTCGAACGTGTCGATGGGCCTCAAGGAATTGCAGAACTGGCGGCTTGTCATCCGCAAGCATGTGGATGGCGACCGTCGCGAGTTTTTCACCACACCGTCCGATCTGATGGCGATCGTCCGCACGCTGGTCGAGGAGCGCAAGAAGCGCGAGATCGACCCGACGCTGACCAAGCTCCGCGAGCTGGAGATGGAAAGCAGCATTGCAGGGCAGGATGGCAGCTATTCCACCACCCGCATCGCCGAGCTGCGCGAGCTCATCGAGAACATGACCGCGCTTTATGACGATCTCGCCCGGATCGAGACTGAACGGCTGGCCACCCTTCTCAAGGCCGGCTCCACGCTTTCCAAGCTGGTTACTGCCACAGGCCGGGTCATCCCGCTGAGCAGCGCCCGGAAAGCGACCGCAACCGAGGATAAATGA
- a CDS encoding cytochrome ubiquinol oxidase subunit I, producing the protein MMDTLLLSRIQFAANISFHILFPTITIALGWMLLFFKLRFNRTGEERWMDAYRFWVKVFALSFAMGVVSGITMSFQFGTNWPGFMESVGNIAGPLLAYEVLTAFFLEAVFLGIMLFGFRRVPGWAHTAATFLVAFGTTMSAFWIIVLNSWMHTPQGFEMRDGVAYATDWAAIIFNPSMPYRLVHMLLASGLTVAFLIAGISAFRWILGDRGAEVRTTLRTGLITAAALIPLQILAGDMHGLNTLEHQPAKVAAMEGNWETGPNVPLVLFAVPNEETRSNDFEIGIPNGASLILKHSPDGVVPGLNDFVTDDGEVLHPRVAPVFYGFRVMVGTGFAMLALSWGTLALMARRKPGATGSWLQTRRGIDALPRPVFWIAMVMTFSGWVATLAGWYVTEIGRQPWLVSGVLPTEAAVAEVPSGMVLSTLLAYLAVYAALTLAYIGALVHLARKAAGKTKAETYAPAAHNLQPAE; encoded by the coding sequence ATGATGGACACTCTCCTGCTGTCGCGGATTCAGTTCGCGGCCAACATTTCGTTTCACATCCTGTTTCCGACGATCACCATCGCTCTGGGCTGGATGCTGCTGTTCTTCAAACTGCGCTTCAACCGCACCGGGGAAGAGCGCTGGATGGACGCCTACCGCTTCTGGGTGAAGGTGTTCGCGCTGTCGTTTGCCATGGGTGTCGTGTCGGGCATCACCATGTCCTTCCAGTTCGGCACCAATTGGCCGGGCTTCATGGAAAGCGTGGGCAACATCGCAGGCCCGCTTCTGGCCTACGAGGTGCTGACCGCCTTCTTCCTGGAGGCCGTGTTCCTCGGCATCATGCTCTTCGGGTTCCGTCGCGTGCCGGGCTGGGCCCATACGGCGGCGACCTTCCTCGTGGCGTTCGGCACCACGATGTCGGCCTTCTGGATCATCGTGCTGAACAGCTGGATGCACACGCCGCAGGGCTTCGAGATGCGGGACGGCGTGGCCTATGCCACCGACTGGGCCGCGATCATCTTCAACCCGTCGATGCCGTACCGCCTCGTGCACATGCTGCTTGCCTCGGGACTGACCGTGGCCTTCCTGATCGCCGGTATCTCGGCCTTCCGCTGGATCCTTGGTGACCGGGGTGCGGAGGTGCGCACGACGCTGCGCACGGGCCTCATCACCGCCGCCGCCCTGATCCCGCTGCAGATCCTTGCGGGCGACATGCACGGCCTCAACACGCTGGAGCATCAGCCTGCCAAGGTGGCGGCCATGGAAGGCAACTGGGAAACCGGACCGAACGTGCCGCTGGTGCTGTTCGCGGTCCCGAACGAGGAGACCCGTTCAAACGATTTCGAGATCGGCATCCCGAACGGTGCGAGCCTGATCCTGAAGCACAGCCCCGATGGCGTCGTGCCGGGCCTCAATGACTTCGTCACCGACGACGGCGAGGTTCTGCACCCCCGCGTGGCGCCCGTGTTCTACGGCTTCCGCGTGATGGTCGGCACCGGTTTCGCAATGCTGGCCCTGAGCTGGGGCACACTTGCCCTGATGGCGCGGCGCAAGCCCGGCGCGACCGGCAGCTGGCTGCAGACGCGCCGCGGGATCGATGCGCTGCCGCGCCCGGTCTTCTGGATCGCGATGGTCATGACCTTCTCGGGCTGGGTCGCGACGCTCGCGGGCTGGTACGTGACCGAGATCGGCCGCCAACCCTGGCTCGTCTCGGGTGTGCTGCCCACCGAAGCCGCCGTGGCGGAGGTGCCCTCGGGCATGGTGCTGAGCACGCTGCTGGCCTACCTCGCCGTCTACGCGGCGCTGACCCTGGCCTATATCGGGGCGCTCGTGCACCTCGCCCGGAAAGCCGCAGGCAAGACGAAGGCCGAGACCTACGCGCCTGCCGCCCACAACCTGCAACCGGCCGAATAA
- a CDS encoding cytochrome d ubiquinol oxidase subunit II, which translates to MMTLFGDPEVWLPATFAALMGLSILIYVVLDGFDLGVGLLSPLATEEERDRMVASIGPFWDANETWLVLAIGLLLVAFPTAHGQILSTLYLPVAVMLIGLILRGVAFEFRVKAPVTQKRNWDWAFFAGSAMASLSQGYMLGAYVLGLAPGPLTWAFATLTAIFLTVAYSFIGATWLIYKAEGRLQQKAVDWAKGGIWGILGGLGAVSIASPLASPRVFEKWFSFPEVVLLAPMPLGFALIATLLVLALRHLPTKDDSWAWFPFSATIALFCLAFVGLAYSFYPYVVPDQLTIYEAAAAPESLAIILAGTVFVLPVILGYTAIAYTVFRGKATALSYD; encoded by the coding sequence ATGATGACGCTCTTTGGAGATCCTGAAGTCTGGCTTCCTGCGACCTTCGCGGCGCTGATGGGCCTGTCGATCCTGATCTATGTCGTGTTGGACGGGTTCGACCTCGGGGTGGGGCTTCTCTCCCCGCTTGCCACCGAAGAGGAGCGCGACCGCATGGTCGCCTCCATCGGCCCGTTTTGGGATGCCAACGAGACCTGGCTCGTGCTGGCCATCGGCCTTCTGCTGGTGGCCTTCCCGACCGCACACGGCCAGATCCTGTCCACCCTCTACCTGCCCGTCGCGGTCATGCTGATCGGCCTGATCCTGCGCGGTGTCGCGTTCGAATTCCGGGTGAAGGCACCGGTCACGCAGAAGCGCAACTGGGACTGGGCCTTCTTCGCGGGCTCGGCCATGGCTTCGCTGTCGCAGGGCTACATGCTGGGGGCTTACGTCCTGGGCCTCGCTCCCGGACCGCTGACTTGGGCCTTCGCCACGCTGACCGCGATCTTCCTGACCGTCGCCTATTCCTTCATCGGGGCGACCTGGCTGATCTACAAGGCCGAAGGCCGTTTGCAGCAGAAAGCCGTGGATTGGGCCAAGGGCGGCATCTGGGGCATCCTTGGCGGGCTGGGGGCCGTGTCGATCGCATCGCCGCTGGCCTCCCCGCGGGTGTTCGAGAAGTGGTTCAGCTTCCCCGAGGTTGTGCTGCTGGCCCCGATGCCCCTGGGCTTTGCGCTGATCGCAACGCTGCTGGTGCTGGCGCTGCGCCATCTGCCCACCAAGGATGACAGCTGGGCGTGGTTCCCGTTCAGCGCGACGATTGCGCTGTTCTGTCTGGCCTTCGTGGGGTTGGCCTACTCGTTCTACCCCTACGTGGTGCCCGATCAGCTGACGATCTACGAGGCGGCCGCCGCACCGGAAAGCCTTGCCATCATCCTTGCAGGCACGGTCTTCGTGCTGCCGGTGATCCTGGGCTACACCGCGATTGCCTATACGGTCTTCCGGGGCAAGGCGACGGCGCTCAGCTACGATTGA